A single Bacillus sp. HMF5848 DNA region contains:
- a CDS encoding DUF421 domain-containing protein, whose translation MEEYLIIIFRTLLLYASIVVIFRLMGKREIGELSILDLVVFIMIAEMAVTAIEDTKDPITHTLFPMGLLMIIQITLSFISLKSKSIREILDGKPTVIIDKGNINEQEMKKQRYNMDDLLQQLREKNVKNIADVEFAILEPSGKLSVFEKDQENASTLALPLIVDGKVDEEHLKKINKTNLWLRQRLRELGYTDIKNITYCSYEDGVFFIDKKEES comes from the coding sequence GTGGAGGAATATTTGATAATTATTTTTAGAACTCTCTTGCTGTATGCTTCTATAGTCGTGATCTTTCGATTAATGGGAAAGCGTGAGATAGGGGAGTTAAGTATTCTAGATTTAGTTGTCTTTATTATGATTGCTGAAATGGCTGTTACCGCCATTGAGGACACTAAAGATCCTATCACTCATACACTATTTCCAATGGGTTTGTTAATGATTATTCAAATTACATTGTCGTTTATTTCTTTAAAAAGTAAGAGCATTCGAGAAATCCTTGACGGTAAGCCTACCGTAATAATCGATAAAGGTAATATTAACGAACAGGAAATGAAGAAACAACGGTATAATATGGATGATCTACTGCAGCAGTTACGTGAAAAAAACGTCAAAAATATAGCGGACGTAGAATTTGCTATACTTGAGCCTTCAGGAAAGTTATCCGTTTTTGAAAAAGACCAAGAAAATGCAAGTACTTTAGCATTGCCACTCATTGTCGATGGGAAAGTAGATGAAGAGCATCTTAAGAAAATCAACAAGACGAATTTGTGGCTAAGACAACGCTTGAGGGAGCTAGGGTATACTGATATAAAAAACATAACTTACTGTAGCTATGAGGATGGTGTGTTTTTTATAGATAAAAAAGAGGAAAGCTAA
- a CDS encoding ArsB/NhaD family transporter: MIASILAIIIFFIVYIFLLTEKLDRALIAGTGGVLMFVAGIYDINKGFQQYIDWNTIALLLAMMILVSITSRTGVFEYTAIKMGQLVNGHGAGLLIVISCFTAIGSAFLANVTTVLLIVPVLLTITRLLQISAIPYLIAIIISSNIGGTATLIGDPPNIMIGQAVKHLTFNDFLVHLAPVSFFIFVVIISLLLFFYKDAIKVTAVNREKLSQIDAKSFVVVDATLVKALTVLIVTIAGFIFSSYLNLDLTTVALAGAVLLLLLTYKSQPPEEILRQVDWATLFFFIGLFMLVGGLEETGIISELSRSIVFFTEGDLPKTALLILWMTGLFSGFVDNIPFVAAMIPVVFEFQDYGMKNLDPLWWSMALGACLGGNGTLLGSSSNLVVAGLAAKAQEPIAFLKFLKIGMFTVMLSLAISTVYIYIRYLIPFL; the protein is encoded by the coding sequence ATGATAGCGTCTATCTTAGCAATTATCATATTTTTTATTGTGTATATATTTTTGTTAACGGAAAAACTCGACCGTGCTCTAATTGCTGGTACAGGTGGCGTGCTAATGTTTGTGGCGGGTATTTATGATATAAACAAAGGCTTTCAACAATACATTGATTGGAATACTATTGCGTTACTATTGGCGATGATGATTCTCGTGTCCATTACAAGTAGAACAGGTGTGTTTGAGTACACAGCTATAAAAATGGGTCAATTAGTGAATGGACATGGGGCCGGTTTGTTAATTGTTATCTCATGCTTTACTGCAATAGGAAGTGCTTTTTTAGCTAATGTTACGACTGTTTTACTGATTGTGCCTGTTTTGTTAACGATTACGAGATTGTTGCAAATATCAGCGATACCATACTTAATTGCTATTATTATTTCTTCTAATATTGGTGGTACAGCGACGTTAATTGGCGATCCTCCTAATATTATGATTGGGCAAGCTGTGAAGCATCTGACTTTTAACGACTTTTTAGTTCACTTAGCACCAGTTTCCTTTTTTATTTTTGTTGTGATTATTAGTTTATTGTTGTTTTTCTACAAAGACGCTATTAAAGTAACGGCAGTAAATCGCGAAAAGCTATCACAGATAGACGCAAAGAGCTTTGTAGTGGTGGATGCGACCTTAGTGAAAGCTTTAACAGTCTTAATTGTTACGATTGCAGGTTTTATATTTTCGTCTTACTTAAATCTAGATTTAACGACGGTTGCTTTAGCTGGTGCGGTGTTACTTCTTCTATTAACATATAAAAGCCAGCCGCCTGAGGAGATTTTAAGGCAGGTAGATTGGGCTACCTTATTTTTCTTTATCGGTTTATTTATGCTTGTTGGAGGACTCGAAGAAACAGGAATTATATCAGAACTATCAAGAAGCATTGTATTTTTTACAGAAGGCGATTTACCTAAAACAGCGTTGCTAATTTTATGGATGACTGGTCTATTTTCTGGATTTGTTGATAACATCCCATTTGTTGCTGCGATGATCCCAGTTGTGTTTGAATTTCAGGACTATGGTATGAAAAACTTGGATCCGTTATGGTGGTCAATGGCATTAGGGGCCTGTTTAGGGGGAAATGGAACTTTATTAGGCTCATCATCCAATTTAGTAGTCGCTGGATTAGCTGCGAAAGCACAAGAGCCGATAGCATTTTTAAAGTTTCTAAAAATAGGAATGTTTACCGTAATGTTGTCTTTAGCGATATCAACAGTTTATATTTACATTCGCTACCTTATTCCGTTTTTATAA
- a CDS encoding TIGR04086 family membrane protein, whose product MDGRRVGAAILYGVLAILIVGVVTSLVFSLLLKFTDIEEEQVTWMITVCSFIALFIGGFISGGKGKEKGWLMGGLTALLFSTIVFLFQFLGFESTISIQQLLYHAGFLLTAIIGGAMGVNLSGNSRGAN is encoded by the coding sequence ATGGATGGTAGACGTGTCGGTGCAGCTATTTTATATGGAGTTTTAGCAATTCTAATAGTGGGAGTTGTAACGAGCTTAGTGTTCTCATTGCTACTAAAATTTACAGACATTGAAGAAGAACAAGTTACATGGATGATTACCGTTTGTTCTTTTATTGCCTTATTTATTGGTGGGTTTATTTCAGGAGGAAAAGGCAAGGAAAAAGGATGGTTAATGGGCGGACTAACAGCACTACTATTCTCTACTATTGTATTTTTATTTCAATTTCTTGGCTTCGAATCAACCATTTCAATACAACAACTGTTGTATCACGCCGGATTTCTTTTGACAGCGATTATAGGTGGAGCTATGGGTGTTAATCTATCAGGTAACTCCCGAGGAGCTAACTAA
- the yajC gene encoding preprotein translocase subunit YajC: MELFNTIWPLALMFVLFYFLLIRPQQKRQKAVAEMQANLAKGDKVVTVGGIHAIVDSMDEDKVVLKTGDGTRLTFDRQAIRDVNK; encoded by the coding sequence ATGGAGCTTTTTAACACAATATGGCCTTTAGCATTAATGTTTGTTTTGTTTTATTTCTTACTTATCCGTCCACAGCAAAAACGTCAAAAGGCAGTTGCAGAAATGCAAGCTAACTTAGCAAAAGGTGACAAAGTAGTCACTGTTGGTGGTATTCATGCGATTGTTGACTCAATGGATGAGGATAAAGTTGTTTTAAAAACAGGTGATGGTACACGTTTAACGTTTGACCGTCAAGCAATTCGTGACGTAAATAAGTAA
- the tgt gene encoding tRNA guanosine(34) transglycosylase Tgt: MAAIRYELIKTCKQTGARLGRVHTPHGTIETPVFMPVGTLATVKTMAPEELKDMGAEIILSNTYHLWLRPGHDIVKEAGGLHKFMNWDRPILTDSGGFQVFSLSEFRKIEEEGVHFRNHLNGDKLFLSPEKAMDIQNALGSDIMMAFDECPPYPAEFDYMKKSVERTSRWAERCVNAHQRPEDQGLFGIVQGGEYEELRKQSARDLISLDFPGYAIGGLSVGEPKDVMNRVLEFTTPWLPTDKPRYLMGVGSPDSLVDGAIRGVDMFDCVLPTRIARNGTVMTSIGRLNIKKAEYARDFSPLDENCSCYTCRNYSKAYIRHLIKTNEILGMRLTSYHNLHFLIKLMEQVRQAIREDRLGTFRDEFFESYGFNKPNAKNF; the protein is encoded by the coding sequence ATGGCAGCAATACGCTATGAATTAATTAAAACATGTAAACAAACAGGTGCTAGACTTGGACGTGTTCACACGCCACATGGTACAATTGAAACGCCCGTTTTTATGCCTGTTGGAACATTAGCCACTGTAAAAACAATGGCGCCTGAAGAACTAAAGGATATGGGTGCAGAGATAATCTTGAGTAATACATATCATCTGTGGCTTCGTCCAGGTCATGATATTGTAAAAGAAGCAGGCGGCCTACATAAGTTTATGAATTGGGACCGTCCAATCTTAACAGACTCGGGTGGATTCCAGGTTTTTAGTTTAAGTGAATTCCGCAAAATTGAGGAAGAAGGCGTACATTTCCGAAATCACTTAAATGGTGACAAGCTGTTTTTATCACCAGAGAAGGCAATGGATATTCAAAATGCGCTTGGTTCCGATATTATGATGGCGTTTGACGAATGTCCTCCGTATCCAGCTGAATTTGATTATATGAAAAAGTCCGTAGAGCGTACTTCAAGATGGGCTGAGCGCTGTGTTAATGCTCATCAACGTCCAGAAGACCAAGGGCTATTTGGTATTGTTCAAGGTGGAGAATACGAGGAACTTCGTAAGCAAAGCGCTCGTGATTTAATTTCTTTAGATTTCCCAGGCTATGCTATTGGAGGGCTATCAGTAGGTGAGCCAAAAGATGTAATGAACCGAGTTCTTGAATTTACGACACCATGGCTACCAACCGATAAACCAAGATATTTAATGGGTGTCGGCTCACCTGACTCGTTAGTGGATGGGGCTATTCGTGGCGTGGACATGTTCGACTGTGTCTTGCCAACTAGAATTGCACGTAACGGTACAGTTATGACCTCTATAGGGCGATTGAATATCAAAAAAGCTGAGTATGCAAGAGACTTTTCTCCACTTGATGAGAATTGCTCATGTTATACATGTCGTAATTATTCGAAAGCTTATATTCGACATCTCATCAAAACAAACGAGATTCTCGGAATGAGATTAACATCTTATCATAATTTGCATTTTCTGATAAAATTAATGGAGCAAGTCCGTCAAGCAATTCGTGAAGATCGGCTTGGAACATTCAGAGATGAATTTTTCGAGTCTTATGGGTTTAATAAACCAAACGCGAAAAACTTTTAA
- the queA gene encoding tRNA preQ1(34) S-adenosylmethionine ribosyltransferase-isomerase QueA, producing MDVQEFDFYLPDHLIAQTPLKNREGSRLMVVDKETGNIEHKYFRDILHYLNEGDCLVLNDTRVLPARLYGVKEDTGATIEVLLLKQVHGDTWETLIKPAKRIKEGSVIHFGDGLLKATCTKMLDHGGRHLEFTYDGIFLEVLEELGEMPLPPYIKEQLKEKERYQTVYAREPGSAAAPTAGLHFTEQLLEDIRAKGIHTAFVTLHVGLGTFRPVSVDKVEEHNMHAEFYQMTEGTARLLNDVRAKGGRILAVGTTSTRTLETIARDNEGKFVESSGWTDIFIYPGYEFKAINGLLTNFHLPKSSLVMLVSALLGKETTLRAYKEAVDESYRFFSFGDAMFIK from the coding sequence ATGGATGTACAAGAATTTGATTTTTATTTACCAGACCACTTAATTGCACAAACCCCACTTAAGAACCGTGAGGGTTCTCGATTAATGGTTGTAGACAAGGAAACAGGTAATATTGAGCATAAGTATTTTCGTGATATTCTACATTATTTAAACGAGGGCGATTGTCTCGTTTTGAACGATACTCGTGTGTTACCAGCTAGACTGTATGGAGTGAAAGAAGATACAGGTGCTACTATTGAAGTGCTGTTATTAAAGCAAGTTCATGGTGATACATGGGAAACACTCATTAAACCGGCGAAACGAATAAAAGAAGGCAGCGTTATACATTTCGGTGATGGTTTATTAAAAGCAACGTGCACAAAGATGTTAGATCATGGTGGACGTCATCTAGAGTTTACATATGATGGTATTTTCCTTGAAGTTCTTGAAGAGTTAGGCGAAATGCCCCTTCCTCCATACATTAAAGAGCAACTGAAGGAAAAGGAAAGATACCAAACAGTGTATGCGAGAGAGCCAGGCTCTGCTGCAGCGCCTACAGCGGGCTTACATTTTACTGAACAACTGCTCGAGGATATTAGGGCAAAAGGCATTCATACAGCGTTTGTAACGTTGCATGTTGGTCTAGGTACGTTTAGGCCAGTGTCAGTTGATAAGGTTGAGGAACACAACATGCATGCAGAGTTTTATCAAATGACAGAGGGGACAGCACGTCTTTTGAACGATGTACGTGCGAAAGGTGGACGAATACTTGCTGTTGGAACAACGTCCACACGCACCCTTGAGACGATTGCACGAGACAATGAAGGGAAGTTTGTTGAATCAAGCGGATGGACAGACATATTTATATATCCAGGCTATGAGTTCAAAGCAATCAATGGGTTGTTAACGAATTTTCATTTGCCTAAGTCGTCTTTAGTGATGCTTGTAAGTGCTCTATTAGGTAAAGAAACTACCCTGCGAGCATATAAAGAAGCTGTAGACGAATCATATCGTTTCTTTAGCTTCGGCGATGCAATGTTTATAAAATAG
- a CDS encoding DUF2905 domain-containing protein: protein MNDGNLPKLIMTIGGVLLVIGFLMQFIKIGRLPGDIFIKKGNTTFYFPIVTSIILSIVLSFIFYVIGRMR, encoded by the coding sequence ATGAATGACGGGAATCTTCCAAAGCTCATAATGACTATTGGTGGTGTTTTGCTAGTGATCGGTTTTTTGATGCAGTTTATCAAAATCGGTCGACTGCCAGGAGATATTTTTATTAAAAAGGGGAATACTACTTTTTATTTTCCCATCGTCACTTCCATCATTTTAAGTATTGTGTTATCCTTTATTTTTTATGTAATCGGGCGAATGCGCTAA
- the ruvB gene encoding Holliday junction branch migration DNA helicase RuvB, which yields MHERIISGEAVSDEQSFEYSLRPKNLAQYIGQDKVKEHLKIFIEAAKLRQESLDHVLLYGPPGLGKTTLSLIIANEMNVNLRTTSGPAIERPGDLAAILSTLEPGDVLFIDEIHRLHRSVEEILYPAMEDFCLDIVVGKGPSARSIRLDLPPFTLVGATTRAGMLSAPLRDRFGVLCRLEYYQVSHLTEIVKRTASVFDVEITDDAAHEIASRSRGTPRIANRLLRRVRDFAQVRGDGTISTELANIALELLQVDKLGLDHIDHKLINNIIEKFKGGPVGLDTIAATIGEERDTIEDVYEPYLLQIGFLQRTPRGRVVTELAYRHIGREVNSDE from the coding sequence TTGCATGAACGAATTATTTCGGGAGAGGCTGTAAGTGATGAACAGTCATTTGAGTATAGCCTTCGTCCTAAAAATTTAGCACAATATATCGGCCAGGATAAAGTGAAGGAGCATTTAAAGATATTTATTGAGGCTGCTAAACTTCGGCAGGAGTCTTTAGACCATGTATTGTTATATGGGCCTCCTGGACTTGGAAAGACGACGTTATCGTTAATAATTGCTAATGAGATGAATGTCAATTTGCGAACAACAAGCGGACCAGCTATTGAGCGTCCTGGTGATTTAGCGGCAATATTGTCTACACTCGAGCCTGGAGATGTACTGTTTATTGATGAAATTCACCGTCTTCATCGTAGTGTTGAAGAGATTTTATATCCTGCTATGGAGGATTTTTGTTTAGATATTGTAGTAGGCAAAGGGCCTTCAGCAAGATCTATTCGTCTTGATTTACCTCCGTTTACACTTGTTGGTGCCACGACAAGGGCAGGCATGCTTTCTGCTCCTCTACGGGACCGATTTGGCGTCCTTTGTCGCTTAGAATATTATCAAGTATCACATTTGACAGAAATAGTTAAAAGAACAGCCTCTGTATTTGACGTTGAAATAACAGATGATGCAGCACATGAAATAGCATCAAGATCGAGAGGAACACCACGTATTGCCAATCGCTTGTTACGTCGAGTGCGCGATTTTGCGCAAGTACGTGGAGATGGTACCATTTCTACAGAACTGGCAAACATAGCGTTAGAGCTTCTACAAGTTGATAAGCTAGGGCTCGACCATATAGACCATAAGCTTATCAATAATATAATTGAAAAATTTAAAGGTGGTCCGGTTGGCCTTGATACAATTGCTGCAACAATTGGAGAAGAACGAGACACGATTGAAGATGTTTATGAGCCATATTTACTGCAAATCGGATTTTTACAACGTACGCCGCGAGGTCGTGTTGTAACTGAACTTGCATATCGACATATTGGCCGGGAGGTTAATTCTGATGAATGA
- the ruvA gene encoding Holliday junction branch migration protein RuvA — translation MIAFLIGKVATVTPQYVVVENNGIGYQIFTPNPFIFHNDETVTIYTYQYVREDTLALYGFQTKEEKELFIKLLNVTGIGPKGGLAILAAGRVDQLVAAIEREDESFLTKFPGVGKKTARQIILDLKGKLEEFIDDLFTEPTKQTTTKVKDGSVALEEACEALQALGYSDREIRKVKPLLQEEALTTDQYIKRALQLLLNQ, via the coding sequence ATGATCGCCTTTTTAATAGGAAAAGTAGCGACTGTTACACCGCAATATGTAGTGGTCGAAAACAATGGAATAGGGTATCAAATTTTCACACCAAATCCATTTATATTTCATAATGACGAAACAGTTACAATATATACATATCAATACGTACGAGAAGATACGTTAGCATTATATGGTTTTCAAACGAAAGAAGAAAAAGAATTGTTTATTAAGCTCCTCAATGTTACCGGTATTGGTCCAAAAGGTGGCTTAGCAATATTAGCAGCTGGACGAGTTGATCAACTTGTAGCAGCCATCGAACGTGAAGATGAAAGTTTCTTAACAAAGTTTCCTGGTGTAGGAAAGAAAACGGCACGGCAAATTATTTTAGACTTAAAAGGCAAACTTGAAGAGTTTATAGACGATCTATTTACGGAACCTACAAAACAAACTACTACTAAAGTAAAAGATGGCTCTGTTGCTCTAGAGGAAGCTTGCGAAGCATTGCAAGCACTTGGATATTCTGATAGAGAAATTCGTAAGGTTAAGCCGCTACTTCAAGAAGAAGCTCTCACGACAGATCAATACATAAAACGTGCATTACAGCTTTTGCTGAATCAATAG
- a CDS encoding BofC C-terminal domain-containing protein, whose protein sequence is MKRTIRIISIIILLLVCTAISSIIKMPLVFGEDNLRNEESVYEISGPLSVTVLLERVYIDGEVSEEIVEETIWSMEDFWSEYADWQLVDQNEEIIVFQKNIDDISPLLKANGYFGITDEGILTIFNGKPEHSPHNVIQSFFQINIEKLESYQHDELRKGIRIESKDQYEHVIETFKPYSNQP, encoded by the coding sequence ATGAAGAGGACCATTCGCATAATTAGTATAATAATACTGCTACTAGTTTGCACTGCTATAAGTTCAATAATAAAAATGCCGTTAGTCTTTGGGGAAGACAACCTAAGGAATGAAGAGTCTGTATATGAAATTTCAGGACCTTTGTCAGTAACTGTTTTACTAGAAAGAGTCTATATTGACGGAGAAGTAAGTGAAGAAATAGTAGAGGAAACTATTTGGTCGATGGAGGACTTTTGGTCAGAATATGCAGATTGGCAGCTAGTTGATCAAAATGAGGAAATTATCGTATTTCAAAAGAATATTGATGATATCTCACCGTTGTTAAAGGCGAATGGCTATTTTGGAATAACTGACGAAGGCATTTTAACTATTTTTAACGGCAAGCCTGAACACTCACCACACAATGTGATACAATCTTTTTTTCAAATAAATATTGAAAAATTAGAGAGTTATCAGCACGACGAGCTTCGTAAAGGTATTAGAATTGAGTCTAAAGATCAATATGAACATGTCATAGAAACTTTTAAACCTTATTCTAATCAACCTTGA
- a CDS encoding YhcN/YlaJ family sporulation lipoprotein yields MNRRLLTGTTALLITSMLVACGANEGAMDQRDNGTENVTPIGFYTNEDTNDYGDRGRNTRTPTNVTYENNRNDANGNATFVDNDGPITEMIEQTDTNRTRYGNGHRYDYINGMSDLEREKTYSNYTPPTSVTNRVDNNKASNMQEGLNYGALVDEITARVLDLDNVNDARTVLYGDTILVAVDLNDDNNAAANRKVRNAVKAIAGDYNVQVVTGDDAFTRVRDLDYSLRNGGRMDHLQVKFRELYDDTGESVQRPFQVNE; encoded by the coding sequence TTGAATAGACGTTTATTAACAGGAACAACTGCGTTATTAATTACTAGTATGTTGGTTGCCTGTGGAGCAAATGAAGGTGCTATGGACCAACGTGACAATGGGACTGAAAATGTAACACCGATAGGATTTTATACAAACGAGGATACTAATGATTACGGTGATCGTGGGAGAAATACACGAACTCCTACCAATGTTACGTACGAAAATAACCGTAATGACGCAAATGGTAATGCTACTTTTGTAGATAATGATGGTCCTATCACCGAAATGATTGAACAAACGGATACAAATCGTACACGTTATGGTAACGGTCATAGATATGACTATATAAATGGAATGAGCGATCTTGAAAGGGAAAAAACGTATTCTAACTACACACCTCCAACAAGTGTTACTAATCGTGTAGATAATAACAAAGCCTCAAACATGCAGGAAGGATTAAACTACGGAGCATTAGTTGATGAAATCACTGCACGTGTTTTAGATCTTGATAATGTAAATGATGCTCGTACAGTTTTATATGGTGACACAATTTTAGTTGCGGTTGATTTAAATGATGACAACAACGCTGCAGCTAATAGAAAAGTACGTAATGCAGTTAAAGCAATTGCTGGTGATTATAATGTGCAAGTTGTCACAGGTGATGATGCTTTTACACGCGTTCGTGACCTAGATTATAGCTTAAGAAACGGCGGAAGAATGGATCATCTTCAAGTTAAATTTCGTGAGTTGTATGATGATACCGGAGAATCTGTACAACGACCATTTCAAGTTAACGAATAA
- the nadE gene encoding NAD(+) synthase: protein MEVVIDSLVSWLQEQVSSAGLNGALVGISGGIDSAVVAHLIKRAFPDSSLGLIMPCKSNPKDQQDAERVAASCGINHQVIDLTKAHDALFSEVLNSLKQAGEWNENASKLGDANTRARLRMTTLYAVANNYGYIVVGTDNAAEWHTGYFTKYGDGGVDLVPLVHFTKGQVRELAKVLGVPDEIITKAPSAGLWEDQTDENEMGTTYNMIDAYLTGQAIPDKDREIIDSLHNKSEHKRQMAAAPPKSITFN, encoded by the coding sequence ATAGAAGTGGTTATTGATTCTCTTGTATCATGGCTACAAGAGCAAGTATCAAGTGCTGGCCTTAACGGAGCATTAGTTGGTATTAGTGGTGGTATTGACTCTGCCGTTGTTGCGCATCTTATTAAAAGAGCTTTTCCAGACTCATCTTTAGGCTTGATTATGCCGTGTAAAAGTAACCCTAAAGACCAGCAAGATGCTGAAAGAGTAGCTGCTAGCTGTGGGATAAACCATCAGGTTATAGATTTAACAAAAGCACATGATGCTTTATTTAGTGAAGTATTGAACAGTCTAAAGCAAGCGGGAGAATGGAATGAAAATGCATCTAAACTAGGTGATGCCAATACAAGAGCTCGTCTAAGAATGACAACATTATATGCTGTTGCCAACAATTACGGGTATATTGTAGTAGGTACAGACAATGCAGCAGAATGGCATACTGGCTACTTTACAAAGTATGGTGATGGTGGAGTAGACTTAGTTCCACTAGTTCATTTTACAAAAGGACAAGTGAGAGAGCTTGCGAAGGTTTTAGGTGTACCTGACGAAATTATTACGAAAGCGCCAAGCGCAGGACTTTGGGAAGATCAAACAGATGAAAATGAAATGGGTACAACATATAATATGATTGATGCTTATTTAACTGGTCAAGCTATTCCTGATAAAGATAGAGAAATTATTGACTCATTACATAATAAGTCTGAGCATAAGCGACAAATGGCGGCAGCACCACCAAAATCAATTACCTTCAACTAA